In Magnetococcus sp. PR-3, one DNA window encodes the following:
- a CDS encoding DUF7697 family protein, whose translation MADGQVRTGPHSQIIGLDMGAASAVANSMGCGASVVAAFLPIAEQEMLKAQRQRAETEES comes from the coding sequence TTGGCCGATGGGCAGGTAAGGACTGGCCCCCATAGTCAAATCATCGGTTTGGATATGGGGGCCGCTTCTGCCGTAGCCAACTCTATGGGGTGTGGGGCGTCGGTGGTGGCGGCATTTCTACCGATTGCTGAGCAGGAGATGCTTAAGGCTCAGCGGCAACGGGCAGAAACAGAAGAGAGTTAA
- a CDS encoding phage tail tape measure protein produces the protein MASRRSNYGIRLFADGGDKVVRTFTEIGEKGTQAFGRVAGSARNADQGLDRASKRIQSISVTLNDWDELMRSMAVGYGIYQSIAPMVGLFANFEDALIAVGKTTNLSGKALASFGDDIQNLSEGLPNTAVELLQIAQSAGQVGINGHANLVKFTETVARLGVSSNLAGEEAVMALARLLEVTKESADQVEVLASVVVALGNNFAVTEREIALTANEVGRAVAMFRVSSAEAAALAATIAALGIQAELGGSAMGRLMRAIDKTVRRGGEDLERLSKLTGESGDTLRRVFAEDSVMAISMFLSGLGRVIERGDNATKTLAEFGLQGEEILKVLPVLAQRSDRLTEALRLQKGEAGKAHALHRESSEALKSLSAEWGKLTNTVKAHVTDMVEKFAPALKRAMKELRYKLGSDDPEFDHRRQWEEKEALLERELALKKKIAGLEKSIAGGPRFGSGSFVGGQLIRAQKELKAVEQSLSKIAQIARTDPLPDAPQKGKRTIACGGGTETAVKRSDAIDKGFLDV, from the coding sequence ATGGCCAGCAGGCGCAGTAATTACGGTATCCGTCTTTTTGCCGACGGGGGCGATAAGGTGGTGCGTACCTTTACCGAAATTGGCGAAAAAGGGACGCAGGCCTTTGGGCGAGTAGCCGGTTCGGCGCGGAATGCAGATCAAGGGCTTGATCGGGCCAGTAAGCGCATTCAAAGCATTTCAGTCACCCTTAATGATTGGGATGAGCTGATGCGTAGCATGGCCGTAGGCTATGGTATTTACCAGAGTATTGCCCCGATGGTTGGTCTGTTTGCCAACTTTGAGGATGCGCTGATTGCAGTGGGCAAAACCACCAACCTATCCGGCAAGGCGTTGGCATCGTTTGGGGATGATATCCAAAACCTCTCCGAGGGTCTGCCCAATACGGCGGTTGAGCTGTTGCAAATTGCCCAGAGCGCTGGGCAGGTAGGCATTAATGGGCATGCCAATCTGGTCAAGTTTACCGAGACCGTCGCCCGTCTGGGCGTCTCTTCCAATCTGGCCGGTGAAGAGGCGGTGATGGCCCTGGCCCGGCTGCTGGAAGTGACCAAAGAGAGTGCCGATCAGGTGGAGGTTTTAGCCTCGGTGGTGGTGGCCCTGGGTAACAACTTTGCTGTAACCGAGAGAGAAATAGCTCTAACGGCCAATGAAGTGGGCCGGGCGGTGGCGATGTTTAGGGTGAGCTCGGCGGAGGCGGCGGCCTTGGCGGCCACCATAGCGGCTTTGGGGATACAGGCCGAGCTGGGTGGGTCGGCCATGGGTCGGCTAATGCGGGCTATTGATAAAACGGTGCGACGTGGTGGTGAGGATCTTGAACGGTTGTCCAAGCTGACCGGGGAGAGTGGCGATACACTACGGCGGGTCTTTGCCGAAGACTCTGTTATGGCAATCTCCATGTTTTTATCCGGGCTTGGGCGGGTGATTGAGCGCGGCGATAATGCCACGAAAACCTTGGCGGAATTTGGTCTGCAAGGGGAGGAGATCTTAAAGGTTTTGCCGGTGTTGGCGCAGCGTTCGGACCGGCTTACCGAGGCGTTGCGGCTACAAAAAGGTGAGGCAGGTAAAGCCCATGCCCTGCACCGGGAATCATCGGAGGCGCTGAAAAGCTTAAGCGCTGAATGGGGCAAGCTGACCAATACGGTGAAGGCGCACGTGACCGATATGGTCGAAAAGTTCGCGCCTGCCTTAAAGCGGGCGATGAAAGAGTTGCGATACAAGCTTGGCAGTGATGATCCCGAGTTTGACCACCGCCGCCAATGGGAAGAGAAAGAGGCGCTGTTAGAGCGTGAGCTGGCGCTGAAAAAGAAAATTGCCGGTCTCGAGAAGAGTATTGCAGGTGGGCCGCGGTTTGGATCGGGTAGCTTTGTGGGGGGGCAGTTGATCCGTGCCCAAAAAGAGCTGAAAGCGGTTGAACAGAGCCTGAGTAAGATCGCCCAGATTGCCCGCACAGATCCGTTGCCAGATGCCCCGCAAAAGGGTAAGCGCACGATTGCCTGCGGGGGGGGGACTGAAACCGCGGTAAAGCGTAGTGATGCCATTGATAAAGGGTTTTTGGATGTATGA
- a CDS encoding DUF4139 domain-containing protein, protein MPFQIHVLLMVCLALLFGPVHIAVASEIPVTVKDRKQVSITVYNSNLALVRDQRQVVLPDGVSTLAWQEVSTKMRPETALLRSVDAYSAVTVMEQNYHFDLLTPRKLLEKFTGKQVRVVKTHPTTGVEQVESAKILSTHGGGVVLRVGDRIETSIPGRIIFPDIPKDIRDRPTLTLMLSNPKAGKRAVSLNYLTGGLSWQANYVGQLNQAGDQMDLSGWVTLTNRSGAAYKKAQFQLISGTPNQVAQPRPMHAMAKGGRMERMMMADAAPAFAQEALFEYHLYTLERPATLLENQSKQLALFDSARVAVKKELVLQGHPALHKGLVAARRYKPTTYLVFINNKEANLGMPLPKGVVRLYTADAKGRAQFIGEDRIGHTAQKSKVRLKLGTAYDISAKRRRTEFEIIPKHLLSQGAVEAAYEVVIQNSKSEAVTVLIKEKLPANARILASSLPHTMEAAGQPVWQVKIPADDKVSLTYRMFAPR, encoded by the coding sequence ATGCCTTTTCAAATCCACGTTTTATTGATGGTTTGCTTGGCCTTATTGTTCGGGCCAGTTCATATTGCGGTGGCTTCGGAAATTCCGGTCACAGTCAAAGACCGTAAACAGGTTTCCATCACTGTCTATAACAGTAATCTGGCTCTCGTTCGAGATCAGCGTCAGGTCGTGTTACCAGATGGTGTATCAACACTGGCATGGCAAGAGGTCTCAACAAAAATGCGGCCTGAAACGGCTCTGTTACGCAGTGTAGATGCTTATTCAGCCGTGACAGTTATGGAGCAAAATTATCATTTTGATCTTTTGACTCCCCGGAAACTATTGGAAAAATTCACCGGCAAACAGGTTAGGGTGGTTAAGACACACCCAACGACCGGCGTTGAGCAGGTAGAGAGTGCAAAAATACTCTCAACTCATGGTGGTGGTGTGGTGCTCCGTGTGGGGGACCGTATTGAAACCTCCATACCTGGTCGTATTATCTTTCCTGACATCCCCAAAGATATTCGGGATAGACCCACTTTGACCCTGATGCTCTCCAACCCAAAAGCCGGTAAACGTGCAGTCTCATTAAACTACTTGACCGGAGGGCTCTCTTGGCAAGCTAACTATGTTGGGCAGCTTAATCAGGCAGGAGATCAGATGGACCTTTCTGGGTGGGTGACGCTTACCAATCGTAGTGGTGCTGCCTATAAAAAAGCTCAATTCCAATTGATTTCAGGGACGCCAAATCAAGTAGCACAACCAAGGCCCATGCATGCTATGGCAAAAGGTGGGCGTATGGAGCGCATGATGATGGCTGATGCAGCACCAGCTTTTGCGCAAGAAGCCCTGTTTGAATACCATTTGTATACACTAGAGCGGCCAGCAACACTGTTAGAGAATCAGTCTAAACAGTTGGCGTTGTTTGATAGCGCACGTGTTGCTGTTAAGAAAGAGTTGGTCCTGCAGGGGCACCCTGCATTGCACAAGGGGTTGGTGGCAGCCCGACGTTATAAACCCACAACCTACTTGGTTTTTATCAATAATAAAGAGGCTAATTTAGGCATGCCCTTACCAAAAGGGGTTGTACGCCTATATACCGCAGATGCCAAAGGTCGGGCACAGTTTATTGGTGAAGATCGGATAGGTCATACAGCGCAAAAGTCAAAAGTTCGCTTAAAGCTGGGTACAGCCTATGATATTTCTGCCAAACGACGTCGTACAGAGTTTGAGATCATACCAAAACATCTGCTCTCTCAAGGCGCTGTTGAGGCTGCCTATGAGGTGGTTATCCAGAACAGTAAGTCCGAAGCTGTAACCGTATTAATCAAAGAAAAATTGCCGGCCAATGCGCGTATTCTGGCATCTTCTTTACCCCACACGATGGAAGCTGCCGGTCAACCGGTTTGGCAAGTAAAGATACCTGCAGATGATAAGGTGTCTTTAACTTACCGCATGTTTGCTCCTCGCTGA
- a CDS encoding ABC transporter substrate-binding protein, whose protein sequence is MLATSLCFSTSQARTVDEIEATREVRICVAGSSHQLYRAMGKEFARFLDVKPVIIKLHSWDQQFHNAAGKTVKKSISPPALLANGTCDLYPNNLVVKPWRLQKLAIVPLYNSWMTVITHKSRKKQFNKLADLGGKRVSIMKNTSYHSWLETTNQTALKNNPVQIIFADTDASMQAVNNGTVDFTLIGADGAFNWTRQKVPDLEIAFPVGQTSLIGWATHQEHIELQAALHGFFIRQHKPDSALNRIWMEHVGISLNEFNEFIGTFTYL, encoded by the coding sequence ATGTTAGCAACCTCTCTATGCTTCTCAACTTCCCAGGCCAGAACAGTGGATGAGATTGAGGCTACAAGAGAAGTTCGTATCTGCGTGGCAGGTTCAAGTCACCAACTCTACCGTGCCATGGGTAAAGAGTTTGCACGCTTTCTTGATGTTAAACCAGTTATCATCAAGCTGCACTCTTGGGATCAGCAATTTCATAATGCCGCAGGTAAAACGGTTAAAAAATCCATATCTCCGCCAGCCTTACTGGCCAATGGCACATGTGATTTATACCCTAACAACTTGGTTGTAAAACCTTGGCGGCTACAGAAACTTGCTATAGTGCCTTTGTACAACTCATGGATGACAGTCATCACCCATAAAAGCCGCAAGAAACAGTTTAATAAACTGGCTGATCTTGGTGGTAAACGCGTTTCCATTATGAAAAACACCAGCTACCATTCATGGCTGGAGACCACCAACCAAACCGCTCTCAAAAACAATCCTGTTCAGATTATTTTTGCGGATACAGATGCAAGTATGCAGGCGGTGAACAATGGAACGGTCGACTTTACTTTGATTGGAGCTGACGGTGCTTTTAACTGGACCCGACAAAAGGTTCCTGATTTAGAAATTGCTTTTCCAGTTGGGCAAACCTCACTTATTGGCTGGGCGACTCATCAAGAACATATTGAGCTACAGGCTGCATTACATGGCTTTTTTATTCGTCAACATAAGCCAGACTCTGCTCTAAACCGGATCTGGATGGAACATGTGGGAATTTCACTGAATGAGTTCAATGAATTTATTGGGACTTTCACCTATCTATAG